In Bacteroidota bacterium, one genomic interval encodes:
- a CDS encoding sigma-54 dependent transcriptional regulator: MKHGSVLVIDDDPDILQAARLLLKQHVAQVDTQENPAALPALLQQTSYDVILLDMNFARGNNTGLEGLHWLNEIIKIDPAISVILITAFGDVETAVNAIKEGATDFILKPWQNERLITTVKNAIRLRSSKKEMTQLRRQKRHLSEAMDSPYQVFLGESAGMRKVFETIGKVAPTDANVLVLGENGTGKELVSRAIHRASQRAEQVFVTVDLGAVSETLFESELFGHVKGAFTDAREDRAGRFETAHKGSLFLDEIGNLSLPLQAKLLSALQHRKITRVGSNKHRPIDVRLICATNMPLYEMSAENKFRQDLLYRINTVEIKLPPLRERQDDLPLLCDHFLKLYGRKYKKGQMKLGPGTIKKLAAYPWPGNV, from the coding sequence GCTCAAGCAACACGTTGCGCAGGTAGATACCCAGGAGAACCCCGCGGCCCTGCCGGCCCTGCTCCAGCAGACTTCGTATGACGTCATACTGCTCGATATGAACTTTGCCCGCGGCAACAACACCGGCCTCGAGGGACTCCACTGGCTAAATGAAATCATCAAAATTGACCCGGCCATTTCGGTCATCCTGATTACCGCTTTTGGCGACGTCGAAACCGCCGTAAATGCCATCAAGGAGGGGGCAACGGATTTCATCCTTAAACCGTGGCAAAATGAGCGCTTGATTACCACGGTCAAAAATGCCATTCGGCTGCGTTCCTCAAAAAAAGAAATGACCCAGTTGCGCCGGCAAAAGCGGCACCTGAGCGAAGCAATGGACTCGCCCTACCAGGTTTTTCTCGGGGAGTCTGCCGGCATGCGTAAAGTGTTCGAAACGATCGGCAAAGTGGCACCTACCGACGCCAATGTGCTGGTACTTGGCGAGAACGGTACAGGTAAAGAATTGGTATCCCGCGCAATTCACCGCGCCTCGCAGCGTGCAGAGCAGGTCTTTGTCACGGTCGACCTGGGTGCAGTCAGTGAAACGCTTTTTGAGAGCGAGTTATTTGGGCATGTGAAAGGGGCTTTTACGGATGCCCGCGAAGACCGCGCCGGACGCTTCGAAACAGCACACAAAGGCTCACTATTCCTCGACGAAATCGGTAACCTCTCGTTGCCCTTGCAGGCCAAGCTCCTCTCGGCCCTCCAGCATCGAAAAATTACTCGGGTCGGCTCAAATAAACACCGCCCAATTGATGTCCGCCTGATTTGTGCAACCAACATGCCGCTCTATGAGATGTCGGCTGAGAACAAGTTCAGGCAAGACCTTCTCTACCGGATCAACACCGTCGAAATCAAGCTGCCACCGCTGCGCGAACGGCAAGACGATCTGCCGCTGCTGTGTGATCATTTTTTAAAATTATATGGGCGGAAATACAAAAAAGGGCAGATGAAACTGGGGCCGGGTACCATCAAGAAGCTGGCTGCCTATCCCTGGCCGGGTAATGTGC